The Clostridia bacterium genome contains a region encoding:
- a CDS encoding glycine--tRNA ligase — protein sequence MALTMDKLVSLCKGRGFIYAGSEIYGGLANTWDYGPLGVELKNNVKKVWWKKFIQESPYNVGVDCAILMNPTTWQASGHLGNFNDPLMDCKSCKSRHRADELIENYSNKHNLNISLVGKTFAEMEEIIKQYNIPCPVCGNCNYTNIRQFNMMFKTFQGVNEDSANTIYLRPETAQGIFVNFKNVARTTRKKIPFGVGQIGKSFRNEITPGNFTFRTREFEQMELEFFCKPDTDLEWFEYWKNFCHQWLLDLGILEQNLRLRNHEKAELSHYAKATTDFEFAFPFGWGELWGVADRTDFDLKCHQTTSGESMEYIDPFTNEKYVPYCVEPSLGADRVTLAFLCNAYEEENISDADTRVVLHLHPALAPIKVAILPLSKKLGEKAIEIYTSLSKYFACDYDDAGSIGKRYRRQDEIGTPLCITVDFDSQEDNTVTLRNRDTMQQIRLEISQLKDYVAKFIEF from the coding sequence ATGGCATTAACAATGGACAAGTTGGTTTCTCTTTGCAAAGGTAGAGGCTTTATATACGCAGGTAGCGAAATTTATGGCGGTCTAGCAAATACCTGGGACTACGGTCCGTTAGGCGTAGAGCTAAAAAACAACGTTAAAAAAGTTTGGTGGAAAAAATTTATACAAGAATCGCCTTATAATGTGGGCGTTGATTGCGCTATACTTATGAACCCAACAACGTGGCAAGCAAGCGGTCACTTAGGCAACTTTAACGACCCCTTAATGGACTGCAAATCTTGCAAATCTCGCCATAGAGCCGACGAATTAATCGAAAATTATTCTAATAAACACAACCTAAACATAAGTCTTGTTGGAAAAACATTTGCCGAAATGGAAGAAATTATTAAACAATATAATATTCCTTGCCCGGTCTGCGGTAATTGCAATTACACAAATATTAGACAGTTTAATATGATGTTTAAGACTTTTCAAGGCGTAAACGAGGACAGCGCAAATACAATCTATCTTCGCCCCGAAACAGCGCAAGGCATATTTGTAAATTTCAAAAACGTAGCCCGCACTACTCGTAAAAAAATACCTTTTGGCGTTGGTCAAATAGGCAAATCTTTTAGAAATGAAATTACGCCGGGCAACTTTACCTTCCGCACAAGAGAATTCGAACAAATGGAATTAGAATTTTTCTGCAAACCCGATACAGACCTAGAATGGTTTGAATATTGGAAGAATTTTTGTCATCAATGGCTACTTGACTTAGGCATACTCGAACAAAATCTTAGACTTAGAAATCACGAAAAAGCCGAGCTAAGTCACTACGCTAAGGCTACGACCGACTTTGAATTTGCTTTTCCTTTTGGTTGGGGCGAATTGTGGGGAGTTGCCGATAGAACCGACTTCGACCTTAAATGCCACCAAACTACAAGCGGAGAAAGTATGGAATATATCGACCCCTTTACCAACGAAAAATACGTACCCTATTGCGTTGAACCTTCGCTTGGCGCAGACCGTGTAACGCTTGCCTTTTTATGTAACGCATACGAAGAAGAGAATATTAGCGACGCCGACACAAGAGTAGTGCTACATTTGCACCCCGCCCTTGCGCCGATAAAAGTTGCAATTCTTCCCCTATCAAAAAAGCTCGGCGAAAAAGCTATTGAAATATATACCTCGCTATCTAAATATTTTGCGTGCGACTACGACGACGCAGGCAGTATTGGCAAACGCTATCGTAGACAAGACGAAATTGGCACTCCATTATGTATAACCGTTGACTTTGACAGCCAAGAAGACAATACAGTAACGCTAAGAAACCGTGACACTATGCAACAAATTAGATTAGAAATATCTCAACTTAAAGATTACGTCGCCAAATTTATTGAGTTTTAA
- a CDS encoding choice-of-anchor A family protein has translation MAVNFWLANDFNIFVMGNHKQSNAYATGAVWVGKNATYNNYSLGQDLPMATGDYVQSLQVLGEMDITGGINYSQNSGLDALGVLIKYTMVNNNGVTKQPKPFTYRPYDIYAYNFLWCSTVGWAEMTANGVVTKKDTTLTLSGTSPALNNFVIDDAINISTITSVDIVAPANSTILISVLGTAVTLNNFTTLVNGVAITKAQAQYVVWNFPDSQNLKIHSDIYGAILAPFGVTSGSNVKLFGTVIVNDLEGNVNGIKNKFLGELPDLYDPSTTGTCSSSTTTTTTTTTTTTTTSSTTTSSFTIPPSPPRKQAITDLIESVALEQTAIAHILNAEGEKLQVAIAMDLTVEELTNINKSVERMTRSIAKLEMILHGKLRVFKCDLCK, from the coding sequence ATGGCGGTTAACTTTTGGCTTGCAAATGATTTCAACATTTTTGTAATGGGAAATCACAAACAAAGCAACGCTTATGCGACGGGCGCTGTTTGGGTGGGTAAGAATGCAACTTACAATAATTATAGTTTAGGTCAAGATTTGCCAATGGCGACGGGGGATTATGTACAATCGTTGCAAGTTCTAGGCGAAATGGATATTACAGGTGGCATAAACTACTCTCAAAACAGCGGTTTAGACGCCTTAGGCGTTCTTATTAAGTATACTATGGTCAATAATAACGGCGTAACTAAGCAACCTAAGCCGTTTACTTATAGACCTTACGATATCTATGCTTACAATTTTTTATGGTGTTCGACTGTGGGTTGGGCGGAAATGACGGCTAACGGCGTGGTCACTAAGAAGGATACTACACTTACTCTAAGCGGAACAAGCCCCGCTTTAAACAATTTTGTAATTGACGACGCTATCAACATTAGTACGATTACTAGCGTTGACATAGTAGCGCCTGCAAATTCTACAATACTAATTAGCGTGCTGGGAACAGCGGTAACTCTAAATAATTTTACCACTCTTGTAAACGGGGTAGCCATAACTAAGGCGCAAGCTCAATACGTGGTATGGAACTTCCCCGATTCGCAAAATTTAAAAATACACAGCGATATTTACGGGGCTATTCTCGCTCCATTTGGCGTAACTAGCGGTAGCAACGTAAAATTATTTGGTACGGTTATTGTCAACGATTTAGAGGGCAATGTTAACGGTATAAAAAACAAATTTTTAGGCGAACTACCCGACCTATACGACCCTTCGACTACGGGTACGTGTAGTTCAAGCACAACTACGACTACGACAACTACAACAACGACCACGACTACAAGTTCGACTACTACTAGCTCGTTTACAATACCGCCGTCTCCGCCTCGCAAACAAGCTATAACCGATTTGATAGAGTCGGTAGCTCTTGAACAAACCGCTATCGCACACATATTAAACGCCGAGGGGGAGAAACTTCAAGTTGCAATCGCTATGGATTTAACCGTTGAAGAATTGACAAATATAAATAAGTCGGTGGAGAGAATGACTAGGTCTATTGCTAAGTTAGAGATGATTTTGCACGGGAAATTGCGTGTATTTAAGTGTGATTTATGCAAATAA
- a CDS encoding glycosyltransferase: protein MKIAILTMFNGLSNTYSLVNVVEEQLKMLLSDNITVKMLVSQHCPDSDRTGIFADKRIEWVKIINSSQGKTFRWKTYTKATDVIEEDFFDQARLISNDYIKYLEDVDICIMHDILYQGVHLLHNVAIRLAQQFLPNLKFVAFTHSAPVEHLDAPYPINCMFTGMPNTTFVYPTKCGLPYLAKQYAVDVSDCAYINNALAPTLSLSEQTKQIVNSLDLCSKDIVIIYPARLCMSKKFHVVAEFAGYFKKYFGKSVGVVFCDFSCSDIPPNMYKHLITDYAYLGGLEKDELTFTSNLGFTNGVSRQTVLELFTLSNLFICPSYSESFGLTVLEASSRANFLVLNQAVPALYELGLSLNAYFMRWSAKNYGFDTIETYHPSQKSYYIENAQKILNAMQDNDVLRAKTLTRLRYSDKRIYLDQLKPLLISLTK, encoded by the coding sequence GTGAAAATAGCTATATTGACTATGTTTAACGGGCTGTCAAACACTTATTCGCTTGTAAACGTAGTTGAAGAACAGCTTAAAATGTTACTTAGCGATAATATTACAGTAAAGATGTTAGTAAGCCAACATTGTCCCGACAGCGACAGGACGGGTATATTTGCCGATAAACGTATCGAATGGGTAAAAATAATCAACAGTAGCCAAGGAAAAACATTTAGATGGAAGACTTACACTAAGGCAACCGACGTAATAGAAGAAGATTTTTTTGACCAAGCAAGATTAATTTCAAATGACTATATTAAATATCTAGAAGACGTAGATATATGTATAATGCACGACATTCTTTATCAAGGCGTGCATCTATTGCATAACGTAGCCATAAGACTGGCTCAACAATTTCTTCCTAACCTAAAATTTGTAGCCTTTACCCATTCTGCGCCGGTTGAACACCTTGACGCTCCTTACCCAATTAACTGTATGTTTACGGGTATGCCCAACACCACTTTCGTCTACCCTACCAAATGCGGTTTGCCTTACCTTGCTAAGCAATATGCGGTAGATGTTAGCGACTGCGCATACATAAACAATGCCCTTGCCCCCACGCTAAGTCTTAGCGAGCAAACTAAACAAATTGTAAATAGCCTTGATTTATGTTCCAAAGACATAGTGATAATTTATCCGGCTAGACTGTGTATGAGCAAAAAATTTCACGTTGTAGCCGAGTTTGCAGGTTACTTCAAAAAATATTTTGGAAAAAGCGTGGGCGTTGTCTTTTGCGACTTTTCGTGTAGCGATATTCCCCCAAATATGTATAAACATTTAATTACCGACTATGCGTATTTAGGCGGACTAGAAAAAGACGAACTGACTTTTACCTCTAACTTAGGCTTTACAAATGGCGTTAGCAGACAAACCGTACTAGAATTATTTACTTTAAGCAACTTATTTATTTGTCCGTCGTATAGCGAATCTTTTGGATTAACTGTGTTAGAAGCGTCAAGCCGAGCAAATTTTCTTGTGCTTAATCAAGCCGTACCGGCGCTATATGAACTTGGACTTAGCTTAAACGCATATTTTATGCGGTGGTCGGCAAAAAATTACGGCTTTGACACGATTGAAACTTATCACCCTTCGCAAAAAAGTTACTATATAGAAAATGCTCAAAAAATATTAAACGCTATGCAAGACAATGATGTTTTAAGGGCAAAAACGCTTACAAGACTGCGTTATAGCGATAAGCGAATATATTTAGACCAGCTTAAACCTTTGCTGATTAGTTTGACGAAGTAA
- a CDS encoding carboxypeptidase-like regulatory domain-containing protein has protein sequence MKSGKISCLPINNIIESIALEETALSHILNAEGEKIQKALEKATSIDELLRVNGSVQCTITDITHLECILYDKLKLAINADCGGCPPIINKGLVGVFVYSCKTKFPLSNVSVKVYDQSSTLVGSGVTDANGIYFLGNLNNGVYTVVVKEITTGKEQSFTATIDETQKIVFKQICFESQTISGISLYVYECQKKIPLSNILVKLFDSSNNLIEQKTTDETGKYIKLGLPHDIYKLQMTNLTTSEVKEQFAEINENNKYVEKQECFSNATLLGVITVKTTICANCKPLAGIKVTITKGANVVDYGVTDANGQFKSQLLPLETYKVILFDTLTQVEQVRTVTLTQNNPNVSIEVCFTRCYNDYVNIKGIVTDCYGNRLCNALVTANGLDKRQTRTNDCGQYEINNLKVCNQFTVYAECKNQRSSVYVENNPVNKNYVCNIKIKLHSYSFGLSI, from the coding sequence ATGAAAAGTGGCAAAATTAGCTGTCTACCCATTAACAACATAATCGAGTCGATAGCCCTAGAAGAAACTGCCCTTTCACATATTCTTAATGCCGAAGGCGAAAAAATACAAAAAGCGCTTGAAAAAGCTACTAGCATAGACGAGTTGCTTAGAGTCAACGGCTCGGTACAATGTACCATTACAGACATAACCCATTTAGAGTGTATCTTATACGACAAACTAAAACTAGCAATAAACGCCGACTGCGGAGGCTGTCCGCCGATAATAAATAAGGGTTTAGTTGGAGTGTTTGTCTATTCGTGCAAGACCAAATTTCCGCTGTCTAATGTAAGCGTAAAAGTATATGACCAAAGTTCTACCCTTGTTGGTAGCGGAGTAACCGATGCAAACGGCATATATTTCTTAGGAAATCTTAACAATGGCGTCTATACAGTTGTAGTTAAAGAAATTACTACGGGAAAAGAACAGAGTTTTACAGCTACTATTGACGAAACACAAAAAATCGTGTTTAAACAAATATGTTTTGAAAGTCAAACAATTAGCGGTATCAGCCTTTATGTTTACGAATGTCAAAAGAAAATACCTTTGTCAAACATTCTTGTCAAATTATTTGACAGCTCAAATAACCTAATCGAACAAAAAACTACCGATGAAACAGGCAAATATATTAAGCTAGGCTTGCCTCACGACATTTACAAACTTCAAATGACCAACCTCACAACTAGCGAAGTTAAGGAACAATTTGCCGAAATAAACGAGAACAATAAATATGTAGAGAAACAAGAATGTTTTTCTAACGCTACTTTGTTAGGCGTAATTACCGTAAAAACAACTATATGCGCAAATTGCAAACCCCTTGCCGGCATTAAAGTAACTATAACTAAGGGCGCAAACGTTGTCGACTATGGCGTGACCGACGCAAACGGACAATTTAAATCACAGTTATTACCACTTGAAACGTATAAAGTTATACTATTTGACACCTTAACGCAAGTCGAACAAGTTCGCACTGTAACGCTAACGCAAAATAATCCAAATGTAAGCATAGAAGTATGTTTTACACGTTGCTATAACGATTACGTCAATATTAAGGGCATAGTAACCGACTGTTACGGCAATAGACTATGTAATGCCCTTGTTACGGCAAACGGACTAGACAAGCGACAAACAAGAACAAACGACTGCGGACAGTATGAAATAAACAATCTAAAAGTTTGCAATCAATTTACAGTCTATGCCGAATGTAAAAATCAAAGAAGTAGCGTCTACGTCGAGAATAACCCAGTTAATAAAAATTATGTGTGTAACATTAAAATTAAATTACACAGTTATAGTTTCGGGCTATCTATTTAG
- a CDS encoding NAD(P)H-dependent oxidoreductase, which produces MKIAVLNGSPKGKQSVTLQSVLYLQAHNKQHEFVIFNIGQQIKKLQNEQEFDKVIEQILLCDTIMFAYPVYTFLVPYQLHRFIEQLKQSARAKEFAGKYVTQLTTSKHFYDYTAHNFIIDNCNDLKLNYVCGLSADMDDLLKVEGRAGLDCFFATFVHCVTNNNHLFSPREAPQTVKPYISTTSTPCQKNTAYDTVILTSYQETQTNLLEMIKEFCAVYPNKTRIININDFKFDGGCLGCFMCATDGKCVYKDGFDTYLRNTIQNANAFIYAFEIKDHSFGSKFKQFDDRQFCNGHRPMTIGSAVGYLISGNYDYEPNLKLVIEGRASVGQNYFAGVATDQNDTKQEISSLSDNLAFALANHSKPSQNFLGVGGNKIFRDLIYVMGGLMKADHKFYKRHNFYDFPQKQLGTKLKMQMVGALMSNKKLRTKMKGKMNEFILKPYDKAIEKSLRDKDDKNV; this is translated from the coding sequence ATGAAAATAGCAGTATTAAATGGTAGCCCTAAGGGCAAACAAAGCGTAACGCTACAAAGCGTGCTATATTTGCAAGCGCATAATAAACAACACGAATTTGTAATATTTAACATAGGTCAACAAATTAAAAAGTTGCAAAACGAACAAGAGTTTGACAAAGTTATTGAGCAAATACTACTTTGCGATACTATTATGTTTGCTTACCCCGTATATACTTTTCTTGTACCCTATCAGCTACATCGATTTATCGAGCAACTTAAACAATCTGCTCGGGCAAAAGAATTTGCCGGCAAATATGTTACACAGCTAACAACGTCTAAACATTTCTACGACTACACTGCGCATAACTTTATAATAGACAATTGCAACGACCTAAAATTAAACTACGTTTGCGGTCTTTCAGCCGATATGGACGACTTGTTAAAAGTTGAAGGTCGAGCTGGCTTAGACTGTTTTTTTGCAACCTTTGTTCACTGCGTCACAAATAATAACCACCTTTTTAGCCCGAGAGAAGCCCCTCAAACCGTCAAACCATACATCTCGACTACAAGTACGCCCTGCCAAAAGAACACCGCATACGACACGGTTATATTGACTTCTTACCAAGAAACGCAAACTAATCTTTTAGAAATGATTAAGGAATTTTGCGCCGTATATCCTAACAAAACACGAATAATAAACATAAACGACTTCAAATTTGACGGAGGTTGCTTAGGCTGTTTTATGTGCGCAACCGACGGCAAATGCGTATACAAAGATGGTTTTGATACTTATTTAAGAAATACTATCCAAAATGCAAACGCCTTTATATACGCCTTTGAAATTAAAGACCACTCTTTTGGAAGTAAATTTAAACAGTTTGACGACCGTCAATTTTGCAATGGTCACCGCCCTATGACAATCGGGTCGGCTGTTGGATATCTAATTAGCGGAAACTACGACTATGAGCCTAACTTAAAACTTGTAATCGAAGGGCGAGCAAGCGTAGGACAAAATTACTTCGCAGGGGTTGCAACCGACCAAAACGACACAAAGCAAGAGATTAGTTCGTTGAGCGATAACTTAGCTTTTGCATTGGCTAATCACTCTAAGCCTAGTCAAAATTTCTTAGGAGTTGGCGGAAACAAAATTTTTAGAGATTTAATTTATGTTATGGGCGGACTTATGAAAGCCGACCACAAATTCTACAAGCGACATAACTTCTACGACTTTCCTCAAAAGCAACTTGGTACAAAACTAAAAATGCAAATGGTTGGAGCGCTTATGAGTAACAAAAAACTAAGAACAAAAATGAAAGGCAAAATGAACGAATTTATTCTTAAACCATACGATAAGGCTATTGAAAAGAGCTTGCGAGATAAAGACGATAAAAATGTCTAA
- a CDS encoding cation-translocating P-type ATPase, with protein MTDTKRSFFKVLTDFFANEVKRNITLVSVSAVSLILSFIFKQTGISDNLAFDIAWVAIVLCGVPIAYTALLSLFTKGNIKAGLLVTIAMVASIIVKEYFAAGEVAAIMLLGELLEEATVDKAYSGIQKLIDLTPKTARRLVDGQEEIVAVEEIKVGDIVRVLAGETIAVDGIIIQGDTAVDQSVITGESIPIDKTVGDNVTSGTINQFGVFTFQATSSGTNSSLQRMIALAKQVEDNKAPIVKRADKIATYLVIVALLTAIITGIVTKDLIRGVTILIVFCPCAFALAAPTAIIAGIGNATKHGIIIKSGQSMQRFSQIKTVAFDKTGTLTYGKPEVIGVKSARLDITEQDLLQICALCEQKSEHPLGKAIVKHYLASGGKSQECDNFTLVAGKGVSATIDNKLVLAGKKEYLIENNIVVDDLAEVEQYLGLGATVIYVSQDGLYLGAVALADKARTNAKSVIGELKQLGVTPILLTGDNEQTANNIGTSLDIQQISSNMLPQEKMEYIKSCQKDGLKVCMVGDGVNDSLALRSAYAGLAMGGIGSDIAVDASDAVLVNDNIETIPYLLRISKKTFSRINFNIAFSIVWNIAAVILSMFGIINPVIGALVHNASSLIVVISSVELLFTKFKPIKQLEGQIKA; from the coding sequence ATGACTGACACAAAAAGAAGTTTTTTTAAAGTTTTGACAGATTTTTTTGCAAACGAAGTTAAACGCAACATTACGCTTGTATCGGTTTCGGCGGTAAGCTTAATTCTTAGTTTTATTTTTAAGCAAACCGGAATAAGCGACAACTTAGCTTTTGACATTGCCTGGGTTGCAATAGTTCTTTGTGGCGTTCCAATCGCCTATACTGCGCTTTTGTCTTTATTTACTAAGGGTAATATTAAGGCAGGGTTACTTGTTACAATAGCTATGGTTGCTTCGATTATTGTAAAAGAGTATTTTGCCGCAGGCGAAGTAGCCGCCATAATGTTACTAGGCGAATTGCTTGAAGAAGCTACGGTTGACAAAGCGTATAGCGGTATTCAAAAGTTAATTGACCTTACCCCTAAGACTGCTAGGCGTTTAGTTGACGGACAAGAAGAAATTGTTGCCGTTGAAGAAATAAAAGTCGGCGATATTGTGCGTGTTCTTGCCGGCGAAACAATAGCCGTCGACGGAATAATTATACAAGGCGACACCGCAGTTGACCAGTCGGTTATTACGGGCGAATCTATACCGATAGATAAGACCGTAGGCGACAACGTAACAAGCGGAACAATCAATCAATTTGGCGTATTTACTTTTCAAGCTACAAGTTCGGGAACAAATAGTTCTTTGCAACGTATGATTGCCTTAGCTAAACAAGTTGAAGATAATAAAGCGCCAATAGTTAAAAGAGCCGACAAAATTGCGACCTACCTAGTAATCGTAGCTTTGCTTACGGCAATTATTACAGGTATTGTTACCAAAGATTTGATAAGAGGGGTTACTATATTAATAGTGTTTTGTCCTTGCGCCTTTGCCCTTGCAGCTCCAACGGCAATTATAGCCGGTATAGGCAACGCTACAAAACACGGAATTATAATTAAATCCGGACAGAGTATGCAGAGGTTTTCTCAAATTAAGACCGTCGCTTTTGACAAGACCGGAACATTGACTTATGGCAAGCCCGAAGTAATAGGGGTAAAGTCGGCTAGGCTTGATATTACAGAACAAGACTTGCTTCAAATTTGCGCCCTTTGCGAACAAAAGTCCGAACACCCCTTGGGAAAAGCCATAGTTAAACATTATTTGGCTAGCGGAGGTAAAAGTCAAGAATGCGATAATTTCACGCTTGTTGCAGGCAAAGGCGTTTCGGCAACGATTGACAATAAACTGGTATTAGCCGGTAAAAAAGAATATTTAATTGAAAACAATATAGTCGTAGATGATTTAGCCGAAGTCGAACAGTATTTAGGTCTAGGGGCAACCGTAATTTATGTTTCGCAAGACGGGCTTTATCTAGGCGCAGTCGCTCTTGCCGACAAAGCTAGAACAAATGCAAAGTCTGTAATAGGCGAGCTTAAACAGCTAGGCGTTACACCTATTCTTCTAACGGGCGACAATGAGCAAACGGCTAACAATATAGGAACAAGCCTAGATATCCAACAAATTAGCTCTAATATGTTACCGCAAGAAAAAATGGAATATATTAAATCTTGCCAGAAAGATGGTTTGAAAGTATGTATGGTAGGCGATGGCGTAAACGATTCGTTGGCCTTGCGTTCTGCTTATGCAGGGCTAGCTATGGGCGGAATCGGTAGCGATATAGCAGTTGACGCAAGCGACGCCGTACTTGTTAACGATAATATCGAAACAATTCCATACTTATTGCGAATTTCTAAAAAGACTTTTTCTCGCATAAATTTCAACATAGCTTTTTCGATTGTTTGGAATATTGCCGCTGTTATCTTATCAATGTTTGGAATAATCAACCCCGTTATAGGCGCATTAGTACATAACGCTAGTTCGCTAATCGTAGTTATTAGCTCGGTTGAACTTTTATTTACCAAATTTAAACCTATCAAACAGCTTGAAGGTCAAATAAAAGCGTAA
- a CDS encoding Lrp/AsnC family transcriptional regulator, with the protein MDNIDVKIVNCLRQNARMSASEIAESVSLSISAVIERIKKLENTEVINGYTALINPQKINKDVIAIMSVSIEHPKYNQKFIQIVSNHSHIIQCYYIAGDYDFLLKIVTQNTRTLEKVLDEIKSIQGVAKTKTNIVLSTLKDDFTSPLFADESDLPNSCDNKSNK; encoded by the coding sequence ATGGATAACATAGATGTTAAAATTGTTAATTGTCTAAGGCAAAACGCTAGAATGAGCGCTTCGGAAATTGCAGAAAGCGTAAGTTTATCTATTTCGGCGGTAATTGAAAGGATAAAGAAACTTGAAAATACCGAAGTAATCAACGGCTACACTGCGTTAATCAATCCTCAAAAAATTAACAAAGACGTCATTGCCATAATGTCGGTATCTATCGAACACCCTAAGTACAATCAAAAATTTATACAAATAGTTAGCAACCATTCGCACATTATTCAATGCTACTATATTGCCGGCGACTACGACTTTTTACTAAAAATTGTAACGCAAAATACACGCACGCTTGAAAAAGTATTAGACGAAATTAAGAGTATTCAAGGCGTAGCCAAAACTAAGACAAATATCGTGCTTTCTACCCTAAAAGACGATTTTACTTCTCCATTGTTTGCCGACGAAAGCGATTTGCCCAATAGTTGCGACAATAAATCTAACAAATAA
- a CDS encoding NAD(P) transhydrogenase subunit alpha has protein sequence MIVGIPKEIMHGERRVSSIPETVKKMVANGWTVLFEKGAGLGAFYPDAAYVEVGAKLIDDPIEIYKKADVILKVKEPLFNEEKNCHEIDMMHKGQYLITFIHPAAPVNHKMVMAMAKQGVISITLDGIPRISRAQSMDALSSMSTCAGYKGIIMAASNIAKFMPLIGSAVGMIKPSNVLVLGTGVAGLRAVATAKSLGAVVYSADIRPDANEQAMSLGAKIVDTGVPAEIAVSKDGKHANHLSDEWLAKERAHLAEAVSNADIVFCSALLQGKLAPVLLTDEMVASMRPGSCIVDISIDQGGNCAITTPGIRDVKHDVIIEGIKNIPGMLPTSSTFMFAHNIYNLLNFLVKDGKVVLDRNDEIVASTLVTINGELVHEGAKEAMGIR, from the coding sequence ATGATAGTAGGTATTCCAAAAGAGATTATGCACGGAGAGAGGCGTGTATCCTCTATCCCAGAAACCGTCAAAAAGATGGTAGCAAACGGTTGGACTGTTTTGTTTGAAAAGGGCGCAGGTCTTGGCGCATTTTATCCCGACGCAGCTTACGTAGAAGTAGGCGCAAAATTAATTGACGACCCAATCGAAATTTACAAAAAAGCCGACGTTATCTTAAAGGTTAAAGAACCCCTATTTAACGAAGAAAAGAATTGCCACGAAATAGATATGATGCACAAAGGTCAATATCTAATTACATTTATTCACCCAGCCGCTCCCGTAAACCACAAAATGGTAATGGCTATGGCAAAACAAGGCGTTATTAGTATTACTCTTGACGGTATTCCACGTATTTCTAGGGCGCAATCAATGGACGCTTTGTCTTCAATGAGTACTTGCGCAGGCTACAAGGGAATAATTATGGCTGCAAGCAATATCGCTAAATTTATGCCTCTAATCGGTAGCGCCGTTGGTATGATTAAGCCTTCAAACGTTCTTGTGCTTGGCACAGGCGTTGCAGGTCTACGTGCTGTTGCAACCGCAAAGAGTTTGGGCGCAGTAGTTTATTCTGCTGATATTAGACCAGACGCAAACGAACAAGCAATGAGCTTAGGCGCAAAGATAGTTGACACCGGCGTTCCAGCAGAGATAGCAGTAAGCAAAGATGGCAAACACGCTAACCACCTAAGCGACGAATGGCTTGCAAAAGAAAGAGCCCATCTAGCCGAAGCCGTAAGCAACGCTGACATTGTATTCTGCTCGGCATTACTACAAGGCAAACTTGCTCCTGTACTTCTAACCGACGAAATGGTAGCTTCTATGCGTCCGGGTAGCTGTATTGTAGATATTTCTATCGACCAAGGCGGTAACTGCGCTATAACTACGCCCGGTATTAGAGATGTTAAACACGACGTCATTATCGAAGGCATTAAGAATATTCCGGGAATGTTGCCTACAAGCTCAACGTTTATGTTTGCTCACAACATTTACAACTTACTTAACTTCTTAGTAAAAGACGGCAAAGTCGTACTTGACCGCAACGACGAAATTGTTGCTTCAACCCTTGTTACAATCAATGGCGAACTTGTACACGAAGGCGCAAAAGAAGCTATGGGTATTAGATAA
- a CDS encoding NAD(P) transhydrogenase subunit alpha, translating into MEIIQIVFLGVFILTAIIGYKLINNVPSLLHTPLMSGMNALSGITVLGALTAMASAFGTAGKSITAGILGGIAIVLAMINVVGGFVVTDKMLRMFKKGE; encoded by the coding sequence ATGGAAATTATACAAATTGTATTTTTAGGCGTGTTTATATTGACGGCGATTATTGGTTACAAGCTAATTAATAATGTGCCTTCTCTACTTCACACTCCTCTTATGTCGGGTATGAACGCTCTTTCGGGCATTACGGTTTTAGGCGCTCTTACGGCTATGGCTAGCGCATTTGGAACGGCAGGCAAATCTATAACGGCAGGTATTCTGGGCGGAATTGCAATCGTACTTGCTATGATTAACGTTGTTGGCGGTTTTGTTGTAACTGACAAAATGCTAAGAATGTTTAAAAAAGGAGAGTAA